A region from the Algoriphagus machipongonensis genome encodes:
- a CDS encoding stage II sporulation protein M, which produces MEVSDDLNFARTFFPEGKTASYLNHLASQYHREVYQDKKLGAKAVLDFYTKDFPLLFYKYLPQLAASFFVFGLFVLMGAYSAKTDISFVRSILGDGYVNQTLANIDSGDAMAVYKKMNQIDMFLGITVNNIRVAITAFVAGIFVGIGTLLVLMYNGVMLGSFQYFFFDQELFWESARTIWIHGTIEISVIVIAGCAGLVLGNGLLFPGTFTRMYSFRQSIKDGLKILMSTIPFFVLAGFLESFVTRLTQMPDFLSILIILGSFALIVFYYVYLPINLNKKSTTCSSSPTLN; this is translated from the coding sequence TTGGAGGTATCAGATGATCTCAATTTTGCCAGAACTTTTTTTCCAGAAGGAAAAACTGCTTCTTACCTCAACCATTTAGCCTCTCAATATCACCGGGAAGTATATCAAGACAAAAAGTTGGGAGCCAAAGCAGTGCTGGATTTTTATACAAAAGATTTTCCACTGTTGTTTTATAAATACCTTCCGCAGCTGGCTGCTTCTTTCTTTGTATTTGGCCTTTTTGTACTAATGGGAGCTTACTCTGCGAAAACTGATATTTCCTTTGTCCGCTCCATTCTTGGAGATGGCTATGTCAACCAAACGCTCGCGAATATAGATTCGGGTGACGCTATGGCTGTATATAAAAAAATGAACCAAATTGATATGTTTTTGGGAATCACAGTCAATAACATACGAGTGGCCATTACTGCTTTTGTAGCAGGGATCTTTGTGGGAATAGGCACATTGCTGGTATTGATGTACAATGGTGTCATGTTGGGATCATTCCAATATTTCTTCTTCGATCAAGAGTTATTCTGGGAATCTGCCCGTACTATTTGGATTCATGGTACGATAGAGATTTCGGTCATAGTCATTGCCGGATGTGCAGGTTTGGTTTTGGGAAATGGACTACTCTTTCCAGGCACATTTACCCGCATGTACTCCTTCCGTCAATCCATAAAAGATGGATTGAAGATTCTAATGAGTACCATTCCGTTTTTTGTATTAGCGGGGTTTTTAGAATCATTTGTCACGCGCTTGACTCAGATGCCTGATTTTCTCAGTATTCTGATCATCCTTGGGTCTTTTGCGCTGATCGTATTTTACTATGTTTACTTACCAATCAACCTAAATAAAAAGTCTACCACATGCAGCAGCAGTCCTACCTTGAATTAA
- a CDS encoding RDD family protein, with protein MMEENYIETAHNIQIRQSPATVGTRILAQVIDFFIIGVYLILVSITAFFILKIENGSIAVTTLLILPFLLYHLLFEIFMNGQSIGKYTMEIRVVQLDGTRATIGSYLLRWILRPVDITLSSGGIALLTILLGGKGQRLGDLAAGTTVISLKQEAIKREDLLTKVNKEHEPKYPQVINLNDSQLTQIKKIRIEALKSHDFALINKLAEKTSTLLQVSYDTKPLEFIDQLILDYEYFAQKEYGEV; from the coding sequence ATGATGGAAGAAAATTATATCGAAACGGCCCATAATATCCAGATCCGACAATCCCCTGCAACGGTAGGAACGAGGATTTTAGCCCAGGTCATAGACTTCTTTATCATAGGAGTATATCTCATTTTGGTTTCGATAACTGCATTTTTCATTTTAAAAATTGAAAACGGTTCCATAGCCGTAACAACACTTCTTATTTTACCTTTTCTGCTGTATCATTTGCTATTTGAAATCTTTATGAATGGGCAGTCAATAGGTAAGTATACCATGGAAATTCGGGTAGTGCAGCTCGATGGCACGAGAGCTACCATTGGTAGTTACCTGCTTCGATGGATTCTTAGACCCGTGGATATCACACTCAGTTCTGGGGGGATTGCACTTTTGACGATTCTCTTAGGAGGCAAGGGCCAAAGGCTAGGTGACCTAGCTGCCGGAACGACTGTCATTTCCCTAAAACAAGAGGCAATAAAACGGGAGGATCTACTGACCAAAGTAAACAAAGAACACGAACCCAAATACCCTCAAGTCATCAACTTGAATGATTCTCAGCTTACTCAGATCAAAAAAATCAGGATAGAAGCGCTAAAATCTCATGATTTTGCACTGATCAATAAATTAGCAGAAAAGACCAGTACCCTGCTTCAGGTCAGCTACGATACCAAACCCCTTGAGTTTATCGATCAGCTGATTCTGGATTACGAATATTTTGCTCAAAAAGAGTATGGCGAAGTATAA
- a CDS encoding GNAT family N-acetyltransferase produces the protein MDFIQCSALSESEKLEVFDLWNNEYPEKLAHKSITDFENYLNQLKEQNHLLLINSEGKIKGWYFDFLRDNEKWFAIILDSKLQGKGIGTSILELAKQRESELNGWVIDHNHDKKKNSEFYKSPLKFYTKNGFKILSDSRFESRGISALKVKWENKSKH, from the coding sequence ATGGATTTCATCCAATGTTCAGCACTTTCAGAATCCGAAAAACTTGAGGTTTTTGATCTATGGAACAATGAATATCCTGAAAAGCTGGCCCATAAGTCAATTACAGATTTTGAGAATTACCTCAATCAACTGAAGGAGCAAAATCATCTACTTTTAATTAATTCAGAAGGCAAGATCAAAGGTTGGTACTTTGATTTTTTGAGAGACAACGAAAAATGGTTTGCTATAATTTTAGATTCAAAGCTTCAAGGAAAAGGAATAGGAACTAGCATACTTGAGCTTGCAAAACAAAGAGAATCTGAATTAAATGGTTGGGTTATCGACCATAACCATGACAAAAAGAAAAACAGTGAGTTTTATAAATCACCATTGAAATTTTATACAAAAAATGGGTTTAAAATTTTGTCAGACTCCAGATTTGAATCAAGGGGGATTTCTGCACTAAAGGTTAAGTGGGAAAATAAATCAAAACATTAA
- a CDS encoding DUF4350 domain-containing protein produces the protein MSQGQKIIMTVLSLLLLGILLLIYSSPAPLDWSPSYEQNDTRPLGAKVFYDLVQKHPGDWKDSTIPPFEAIEEIPDSATYVFINDYFSTDPDEFGHLLNWVRRGGHLFVSASGISKVLLDSLALREQVFPEAFEAERIYTLSLESPMNLSQPATFDQLHRGEYFEWGDTTQVQVLGKINDQNSLDPEESKPNFIQLREGNGLVTLHAFPEVFSNYFLLDQVNKSYTEQVLGTWDLDHPVLLDHYIKSGKISSSSPLYLVLSNRYLKAAYFTCWVLLLLWVVFEGKRKQKAIKLIRPPENKSLEFAKTISSIYLNQEDMTQLGQLQLSLFWYYCRTQFNLYEENREELAESLANKSGVSLIETQGLLKQLTLLETKEQLNQEDIQRINEFIEDFKSKQTHGRNLQPAG, from the coding sequence ATGAGTCAGGGACAAAAGATTATAATGACTGTTCTTTCTCTATTGCTTTTGGGCATCCTTTTGCTGATTTATTCTAGTCCAGCGCCTTTGGATTGGTCGCCAAGTTATGAACAAAATGACACCCGCCCATTGGGGGCGAAAGTATTCTATGACCTGGTTCAGAAACATCCGGGGGATTGGAAAGATAGTACGATCCCTCCTTTTGAGGCCATTGAGGAAATCCCAGACTCGGCTACTTACGTGTTTATCAACGACTATTTCAGTACAGATCCGGATGAGTTTGGGCACCTTTTGAATTGGGTTCGTAGGGGTGGGCATTTGTTTGTTTCAGCTTCTGGTATTTCTAAGGTCTTGTTGGATAGCTTGGCTTTGCGTGAACAAGTCTTTCCTGAAGCTTTTGAGGCAGAACGGATTTATACCTTAAGTTTGGAAAGCCCTATGAACTTGTCTCAACCTGCTACTTTTGACCAATTACATCGTGGGGAGTATTTTGAATGGGGCGATACCACGCAAGTACAAGTCTTGGGGAAAATCAATGACCAGAATAGTTTAGATCCAGAAGAATCCAAGCCAAATTTTATCCAGCTTAGAGAAGGAAATGGACTTGTTACATTGCATGCTTTTCCAGAAGTGTTTTCCAATTATTTTCTCTTAGATCAAGTCAATAAATCTTACACAGAACAGGTATTGGGAACCTGGGATTTGGATCATCCGGTTCTGCTGGATCATTACATCAAATCAGGCAAAATTTCCAGTTCCTCACCTTTGTACTTAGTGCTGAGTAATCGGTATCTCAAGGCAGCCTATTTTACTTGCTGGGTTTTGCTGCTGCTTTGGGTGGTATTTGAAGGAAAGCGGAAACAAAAAGCGATTAAGCTTATCAGACCTCCCGAGAATAAATCCTTGGAATTTGCGAAAACCATCTCCTCTATTTACCTCAACCAAGAGGATATGACTCAGCTTGGGCAATTGCAATTGAGTTTATTCTGGTATTACTGCAGGACTCAATTCAATTTGTATGAAGAAAACAGGGAGGAGCTTGCTGAATCATTGGCCAACAAAAGTGGCGTGAGTTTGATTGAAACCCAAGGATTACTAAAACAACTCACCTTGCTTGAGACTAAAGAACAGCTGAATCAAGAAGATATACAGCGGATTAATGAATTCATAGAAGACTTTAAATCAAAACAAACTCATGGAAGAAATCTCCAACCCGCAGGATAG
- a CDS encoding DUF4129 domain-containing protein: MARIGLIALLFFLFQWQSFARPDILTLQDTVLAGNDSLGFIYHEAWSFEEGYEESYLSSEAYLYKEIQQEENWLQRANNWLKATWNRFLEWLWDGVALSGFWKVFFQLAPYLLVLALMVLLVWLAMKFSSENNRDLKEQVSGISSDEILIKSSNLKKLAEEALQNQDFRLALRYRYLLVLRHLIEQKLILWKSSKTNYDYQKELKESSFLAAFTEVTRIYNFVWYGHLDLDAKTYAEFEQAFNHIDQQS; the protein is encoded by the coding sequence TTGGCTAGAATTGGACTCATAGCTCTTCTGTTTTTTTTGTTCCAATGGCAATCATTTGCTAGACCGGACATCCTGACCTTGCAAGACACTGTGCTTGCTGGCAATGACAGCTTAGGCTTTATTTACCATGAGGCTTGGTCATTCGAAGAAGGGTATGAAGAGAGCTATCTTTCCAGTGAAGCTTATTTATATAAAGAAATCCAGCAAGAGGAAAACTGGCTTCAGCGTGCAAATAACTGGTTGAAGGCAACTTGGAATAGATTTTTGGAATGGCTCTGGGATGGAGTAGCGCTTTCTGGGTTCTGGAAGGTTTTTTTTCAATTGGCCCCCTATTTATTAGTCTTGGCGCTTATGGTTTTACTCGTCTGGCTCGCCATGAAATTCAGTTCAGAAAACAACCGAGATCTTAAAGAACAGGTTTCTGGTATTAGTTCAGATGAAATTCTGATTAAAAGTAGCAATCTGAAAAAACTGGCTGAAGAAGCTCTACAGAATCAGGATTTTCGACTTGCCCTGAGATACAGATACCTATTGGTGCTTAGGCACCTGATCGAGCAAAAACTAATTTTATGGAAATCTTCCAAGACGAATTATGATTACCAAAAGGAGTTGAAGGAAAGCTCTTTCCTTGCAGCATTCACGGAAGTGACGCGAATTTATAATTTCGTTTGGTATGGGCATTTGGATCTGGATGCCAAGACTTATGCTGAATTTGAACAAGCTTTCAATCATATAGACCAACAGTCATGA
- a CDS encoding AAA family ATPase, whose protein sequence is MEEISNPQDSGNPFGNRLPVEQVAQGIEKVRQEIKKTIVGQDEMIELMIVGLLSKGHILLDGVPGIAKTLTSKLFAKSVNTGYSRIQFTPDLMPADVLGTSVFNSGNFEFKKGPIFSNIILIDEINRAPAKTQSAMFEVMEERQVTMDGHTYPMAQPFMVLATQNPIDSEGTYRLPEAQLDRFLFKIHLDLPNLEEEILILKNRGSETENEPNVVPAISGEDVLNFQKWTSVIRVEEKLIQYIATIVVKTRNHPSLYAGASPRASLAIFRASQAFAVIEGRDFVIPEDIKRAAIPAMRHRIILNPEKEMEGISPDLVLEGIIQSIEIPR, encoded by the coding sequence ATGGAAGAAATCTCCAACCCGCAGGATAGTGGCAATCCTTTTGGCAATCGCCTGCCAGTGGAACAGGTTGCTCAGGGGATAGAAAAAGTCCGTCAAGAAATAAAGAAGACAATTGTAGGTCAAGACGAAATGATTGAACTCATGATCGTGGGGCTTTTAAGTAAAGGGCATATCCTACTTGATGGGGTTCCGGGTATTGCAAAAACCCTGACCAGTAAACTGTTTGCCAAATCAGTCAATACCGGGTATAGCCGAATTCAGTTTACTCCAGATCTCATGCCGGCAGATGTCCTGGGTACATCGGTTTTTAATTCAGGGAATTTTGAATTCAAGAAAGGTCCTATTTTCTCTAATATTATCCTCATAGATGAAATCAACCGTGCCCCTGCCAAGACTCAATCCGCAATGTTTGAAGTCATGGAAGAAAGGCAGGTTACGATGGATGGGCATACTTATCCCATGGCTCAACCTTTTATGGTTTTGGCCACACAAAACCCCATCGATTCTGAGGGAACGTATCGCTTGCCTGAAGCTCAGTTGGATAGATTTCTTTTCAAAATCCATCTTGATTTACCTAACCTTGAGGAGGAAATCTTGATTCTCAAAAACCGTGGTTCTGAGACGGAAAATGAGCCAAATGTAGTTCCAGCAATTTCAGGAGAAGATGTTCTAAATTTTCAGAAATGGACCTCCGTCATCAGAGTTGAGGAAAAATTAATCCAGTACATTGCTACGATTGTTGTGAAAACAAGAAATCATCCCAGCCTTTATGCTGGTGCCTCACCTCGTGCTTCATTGGCGATATTCCGTGCTTCACAGGCATTTGCGGTGATCGAAGGGAGAGATTTTGTCATTCCAGAGGATATAAAAAGAGCTGCAATTCCAGCCATGCGTCATCGAATTATTCTCAATCCAGAGAAGGAAATGGAAGGAATTTCTCCTGACTTGGTATTGGAAGGTATCATTCAATCTATCGAAATCCCACGTTAA
- a CDS encoding sulfatase-like hydrolase/transferase: protein MSSTASFPGFLIIISGIFFLSFQSFAQDRPPNIILIMADDLGVETIGSYGGTSYQTPFIDAMAAQGAKFENAFAQPLCTPSRVQIMTGQYNVRNYTVFGQLDRSQTTFAKLLKDAGYKTAIAGKWQLGKESDSPQHFGFEESCLWQHMLGATDKNGNDTRYSNPVLEINGVPKHFDGGQFSTDITSDFLIDFMEKNKDQPFFAYYPMIITHCPFVPTPDSKDWDPSSPGSPTYKGDPQYFGDMVAYMDKTVGKIIAKVEEMGLSEETIIIFTGDNGTDQPIVSSYRGKDYPGGKKFTTENGIHVPLVVKWKGKIDSGIQNEDLIDFSDFLPTLLDLAGIKAVHGIPLDGVSFMPQLMGKEGNPRNWIYSWYSRNGDLESLQEFVWNKEYKLYKTGEFFNIQDDWLEEDPLDLKGLDRQGKKAFKTLTKALSKFEGIR from the coding sequence ATGTCTTCAACTGCCTCCTTTCCCGGGTTTTTAATAATCATCTCAGGTATTTTTTTTCTTAGCTTTCAATCTTTTGCCCAAGATAGACCTCCAAACATCATCTTGATCATGGCAGACGATTTGGGAGTAGAAACCATTGGTTCGTATGGAGGCACATCCTATCAAACTCCTTTTATTGATGCTATGGCAGCTCAAGGAGCAAAGTTTGAAAACGCTTTTGCGCAACCACTTTGCACCCCTTCGAGAGTACAGATCATGACAGGGCAGTACAATGTCAGAAACTATACGGTTTTCGGTCAACTCGACCGCAGCCAAACCACGTTTGCCAAATTGCTAAAAGACGCTGGATATAAAACAGCTATTGCGGGGAAATGGCAACTTGGAAAAGAGAGCGATTCACCTCAGCATTTTGGTTTTGAGGAATCCTGCTTATGGCAACATATGCTGGGTGCAACGGATAAGAATGGAAATGACACCCGCTATTCCAACCCGGTTCTGGAAATCAATGGTGTCCCAAAACATTTTGACGGAGGTCAATTCTCTACCGATATTACCAGTGATTTTTTGATTGATTTTATGGAGAAAAATAAGGATCAACCATTTTTCGCCTATTACCCCATGATCATAACCCATTGCCCCTTTGTGCCCACGCCAGATTCAAAAGATTGGGACCCTTCCAGCCCAGGTTCGCCAACTTACAAAGGGGACCCTCAATATTTTGGTGATATGGTGGCCTACATGGATAAGACTGTCGGGAAAATTATTGCCAAAGTAGAAGAGATGGGATTAAGTGAGGAAACGATTATTATTTTCACAGGAGACAATGGCACGGATCAACCCATTGTTTCTAGCTATAGAGGGAAAGATTATCCCGGAGGAAAAAAGTTTACCACGGAAAATGGAATTCACGTTCCTTTGGTGGTGAAGTGGAAGGGGAAAATTGACTCTGGTATACAAAATGAAGATTTAATAGATTTTAGTGATTTTCTCCCTACACTTCTGGATTTGGCAGGAATAAAAGCAGTTCATGGTATCCCATTAGATGGGGTGAGTTTTATGCCACAACTAATGGGTAAAGAAGGAAATCCTAGAAATTGGATATACAGTTGGTATTCAAGAAATGGAGATCTGGAAAGCCTGCAGGAGTTTGTTTGGAACAAAGAATACAAGCTCTACAAAACTGGAGAGTTTTTTAATATTCAGGATGACTGGCTTGAAGAAGACCCGCTAGATTTAAAAGGTTTAGATAGGCAAGGAAAAAAGGCTTTTAAAACCCTTACCAAAGCATTATCCAAATTTGAGGGGATTCGGTAA
- a CDS encoding DUF58 domain-containing protein — protein sequence MFTFFKQLFLGKRLYLGLVAIGILFFLSYWFWVLYPIALFFMSMLLVLFAVDFLLIFGKRYGISGERKLPEKFSNSDENEVGVSLRNDYRFSVRLFVLDELPEQFQKRDFGYYTSLASDEVQESSYLLSPKMRGEYQFGSLHVFAYGPLGLVAKRYSFDKSQVVKVYPSFLQMRKYEFFAFNALKREHGLKKLRKFGQSREFEQIKPYVSGDDIRNLNWKAAAKSGKLMTNHFQEEKSQPVYSIIDLGRVMKMPFAGLSLLDYAINSSLAFTNIALKNGDKAGLATFSNQIGPTCEANRRPAQLMSVMELLYNVKTGYPESDFGKLYSWARKKLGQKSLLIIYTNFEHAGAMKRQLPFLKALSKHHLVLAVIFENHLLVNFSNEPASTLSEIAEKTIAAKFVYDKKLIAKELNRHGIQTILCAPQDLSMQTINKYMEIKAKGLI from the coding sequence TTGTTTACATTCTTTAAACAGTTGTTTTTGGGGAAAAGACTCTATCTCGGGTTGGTTGCCATTGGGATTTTGTTTTTCCTGTCTTATTGGTTTTGGGTTTTATATCCCATTGCCCTCTTTTTTATGTCCATGCTGCTGGTACTTTTTGCTGTGGATTTTCTATTGATTTTTGGGAAAAGGTATGGTATTTCTGGAGAGAGAAAACTTCCTGAGAAATTTTCCAACAGTGATGAAAATGAGGTAGGTGTTTCTTTGAGGAATGACTACCGGTTTTCAGTTCGACTTTTTGTGCTGGACGAATTACCTGAGCAGTTTCAAAAAAGGGACTTTGGGTATTATACAAGTTTAGCTTCAGATGAAGTTCAGGAGAGTTCTTATTTGCTAAGTCCCAAAATGAGAGGGGAATATCAATTCGGTAGCCTTCATGTTTTTGCCTATGGGCCACTGGGGCTGGTTGCCAAACGCTATAGTTTTGATAAAAGCCAAGTGGTGAAGGTGTACCCTTCCTTTTTGCAAATGAGGAAATATGAGTTTTTTGCTTTTAATGCATTGAAGCGAGAGCATGGACTCAAAAAACTTCGGAAGTTTGGACAGAGTAGGGAGTTTGAACAAATCAAACCCTATGTTTCCGGAGATGATATTCGGAACCTCAATTGGAAAGCCGCTGCTAAATCAGGTAAGTTGATGACCAATCACTTTCAGGAGGAAAAATCCCAGCCGGTTTATTCTATCATTGATCTAGGAAGAGTGATGAAAATGCCCTTTGCAGGACTTAGCTTGTTGGATTATGCGATCAACAGTAGTTTGGCATTTACTAACATAGCACTGAAAAATGGGGATAAAGCTGGGTTGGCTACTTTTTCAAATCAAATAGGGCCTACCTGTGAAGCCAATCGTAGGCCTGCTCAGCTGATGTCTGTGATGGAGTTACTTTATAATGTGAAGACAGGATATCCTGAGTCAGATTTCGGGAAGCTCTATAGCTGGGCAAGGAAAAAGCTGGGCCAAAAAAGCTTGCTAATTATTTACACTAATTTTGAACATGCAGGAGCGATGAAGCGGCAATTGCCCTTTCTCAAGGCACTGTCCAAACACCATTTGGTTTTGGCAGTGATTTTTGAAAATCACCTACTGGTTAATTTTTCTAATGAACCAGCGAGTACCCTGTCAGAAATTGCCGAAAAAACCATCGCAGCGAAGTTTGTTTATGACAAAAAGCTTATAGCAAAGGAGCTGAACAGACATGGGATACAGACCATCCTCTGCGCACCGCAGGACCTGAGCATGCAAACCATCAATAAATACATGGAAATAAAAGCTAAGGGATTGATTTGA
- a CDS encoding tetratricopeptide repeat protein, which yields MKRTLQLALFLCLSIPAISQSYKDHYAKAVELQNELKLEESESEFSKAIFYDRYNPLPYYNRGVVRLRLYDFVGAIEDFNKAIEYEHPVIVFPIVNRGTIWMQFGEYENAFSDFDEAISIDSTFYLAYSNRGHLRFKLHDIEGALEDYEKSIYLNPGYAKPYIDRGAIKSDKGDLNGALEDYELALQIDPDMAEAYSNRGNIKKRKGDFEGALKDYDLAIEIDSFFADAFYNKGVLYASQNKFEDAIVEYSKAIKLNPFDAKSYVNRGVCKARKSPPDYFESILDFSKAIELEPSNPWHHNNIGYTRANLGDFESSIPDFTRAIELDPTYYIAYRNRGKSLIQMNKIEEACQDFSKAIELGGEDSIDLKKEYCSGR from the coding sequence ATGAAACGCACACTCCAACTTGCATTGTTCCTTTGCCTTTCTATACCTGCAATTTCACAATCTTATAAAGACCACTATGCTAAAGCTGTTGAATTGCAAAATGAATTAAAACTTGAAGAATCTGAATCTGAATTCTCTAAAGCAATATTTTATGATAGATACAATCCACTTCCTTATTATAATAGAGGTGTTGTTAGGTTAAGGTTATATGACTTTGTAGGCGCAATTGAAGATTTTAACAAGGCAATAGAATACGAGCATCCTGTTATTGTTTTCCCTATAGTAAATAGAGGTACTATATGGATGCAATTTGGGGAATATGAGAATGCATTTTCAGATTTTGATGAAGCAATCTCTATAGATTCAACATTTTATTTGGCTTATTCCAATCGAGGACATTTAAGGTTTAAACTCCATGATATAGAAGGCGCTTTAGAAGATTACGAAAAATCAATTTATCTAAACCCGGGTTATGCCAAACCATATATAGATAGGGGAGCAATAAAATCTGATAAAGGTGACTTAAATGGGGCGCTGGAAGATTATGAACTTGCATTACAAATCGACCCTGATATGGCAGAAGCCTATTCTAATAGGGGAAATATCAAAAAAAGAAAAGGTGATTTTGAAGGTGCTTTGAAAGATTATGATCTCGCAATTGAAATAGACTCTTTCTTTGCAGATGCCTTTTATAACAAAGGTGTCCTTTACGCTTCTCAGAATAAATTCGAAGATGCAATTGTTGAATATTCCAAAGCAATCAAATTAAATCCTTTTGATGCAAAGTCGTATGTCAATAGAGGAGTTTGTAAGGCGAGAAAATCACCTCCTGATTATTTTGAATCTATTCTAGATTTTTCTAAAGCTATTGAACTGGAACCATCTAATCCTTGGCATCACAACAATATAGGGTACACGAGAGCAAATCTTGGGGATTTTGAGAGTTCAATCCCTGATTTTACACGAGCAATTGAGTTAGATCCAACTTATTATATAGCCTACCGAAACAGAGGAAAATCCTTGATTCAAATGAATAAAATTGAAGAAGCCTGCCAAGACTTTTCAAAGGCCATTGAATTAGGTGGAGAAGATTCAATTGATTTAAAAAAAGAATATTGCAGCGGCAGATGA
- a CDS encoding leucine-rich repeat domain-containing protein → MKNCLLLVIGIFIITACQTKEDQEPVIPPYFIDGGEDFLNVNKFSIRLNADSLKLSESGLWTILSGLDEEKVSFEDPKNPKTIFHGMPGEKYELLWEVKFGAKSSSDTVVVTFAPLQTEILEVSGDSFQTRKMLTGKSYDHGLWTIEGDYHHLRGLSNQGLVDEKDPNVLIYGLENTTIKITWTTWYGSKSASSSIEFESGEYQQEEALQELQILNNDYYYKVNENGDVIEINMLGIPRAWIFSDLEQFPELQALKYLEKLRIPGNPIYDFPEVITKSYHKLKYLDLSHNHFTTIPEDFGNLTELDTLIISSIPNLSTLPESIGNLKKLRYLDMVDAGLTSLPESFSEMTNLNYVSLELNNIAKLPEQIGNLKNLETFRGPVLSESIPASFSDLSSLKFCFFTVKGPNATLPEDFGRLTNLETLWLTGDYLRLPASFVNLTELQDLSITYSTGLTEIPMDFGKLNKLNKLVLVVRMPRLPESFDQLVNLQYLSLHGELNYLPNNIGNLKNLIGLSASSIKLKELPESFAELKYLREVRLISNEITHLPASIGELDNLYLMDIGRNDISEIPPSIAKLADTLRYLAVNGNNFTQSQFDWLKEMLPNTEITFTLPGD, encoded by the coding sequence ATGAAAAATTGCCTTTTACTTGTTATAGGAATATTTATTATAACGGCTTGCCAGACCAAGGAAGACCAAGAGCCAGTAATCCCTCCCTACTTTATCGATGGTGGCGAGGATTTTTTGAATGTTAATAAATTCTCAATTCGACTGAATGCAGATAGTTTAAAGTTGAGTGAAAGTGGTCTTTGGACAATCCTTAGTGGGCTCGATGAAGAAAAAGTGTCTTTCGAAGATCCAAAGAATCCCAAAACCATTTTTCATGGAATGCCGGGGGAAAAATATGAATTACTTTGGGAGGTTAAATTTGGAGCTAAGAGCAGTTCGGATACTGTCGTCGTTACATTCGCTCCATTACAGACTGAAATCCTTGAAGTAAGTGGAGATTCCTTTCAGACCAGAAAAATGCTTACTGGCAAATCCTATGATCACGGATTATGGACTATAGAAGGGGATTATCATCATTTACGAGGTTTAAGCAATCAAGGGTTGGTAGACGAGAAAGACCCAAACGTTCTTATATATGGCTTAGAAAATACCACCATAAAAATCACTTGGACCACTTGGTATGGAAGTAAATCCGCCTCCTCCTCGATTGAATTTGAAAGTGGGGAATACCAACAGGAAGAAGCGCTTCAAGAGTTGCAGATATTAAATAATGATTACTACTATAAAGTAAATGAAAATGGTGATGTTATAGAAATCAATATGTTAGGAATACCCAGGGCTTGGATTTTTAGCGATCTAGAACAATTTCCAGAACTCCAAGCACTTAAATATCTTGAGAAATTAAGGATTCCAGGGAATCCCATCTATGATTTCCCTGAAGTAATAACAAAAAGTTATCATAAGCTTAAATATTTAGACCTTTCACACAATCACTTTACTACTATCCCCGAAGACTTTGGGAATCTGACAGAATTAGACACACTAATTATAAGTTCAATACCTAATCTTAGTACGCTACCAGAGAGTATAGGCAACTTGAAAAAATTGAGATACCTTGATATGGTGGATGCTGGATTGACCAGCTTACCTGAAAGTTTCAGTGAAATGACTAACCTCAATTATGTAAGTCTTGAATTGAATAACATTGCCAAACTTCCGGAGCAGATTGGAAATCTTAAAAATTTAGAAACGTTTAGAGGCCCAGTTTTATCAGAAAGTATTCCAGCTTCTTTTTCAGATTTATCCTCTCTTAAGTTCTGTTTTTTTACAGTGAAAGGACCCAATGCTACCTTACCGGAAGATTTTGGTAGATTAACTAATCTTGAAACATTATGGCTGACAGGTGATTATCTAAGACTTCCTGCAAGCTTTGTCAATTTGACAGAATTACAGGATTTATCAATCACATACAGCACAGGATTGACTGAAATTCCAATGGACTTCGGGAAGTTGAATAAATTAAATAAGTTAGTATTAGTGGTACGGATGCCTCGACTTCCGGAAAGCTTTGATCAACTCGTTAATCTGCAATATCTCAGTCTGCATGGAGAATTGAACTACTTGCCAAATAATATTGGTAATCTTAAAAACCTAATTGGATTAAGTGCCAGTAGTATAAAATTAAAGGAATTACCAGAAAGTTTTGCCGAGCTAAAATACTTACGAGAGGTTAGATTAATTTCTAATGAAATTACACATCTACCCGCTTCCATTGGGGAGTTGGATAATTTATATCTTATGGATATAGGAAGAAATGATATTTCTGAAATCCCACCTTCAATTGCAAAACTCGCGGATACACTTCGATATTTAGCAGTGAATGGGAATAATTTCACACAGAGTCAATTCGATTGGCTGAAAGAAATGCTTCCTAATACTGAAATAACTTTTACCCTGCCAGGTGATTAA